The Pandoraea vervacti DNA window TTATCCTTCAGGCTTTCCCACCCGCACATACGTGACCGGAGAGGCCAACAAGGTGCCACGTCAAACCGCCCAGCCGACTGTCGAAACGCTTACCGATCAAGGGCCTGCGCCGCGCTACTTGCAGCTAAAGCAGTTCATCTGCCGTCAGATCGACACCGGCGCGTGGCCGCCGCATCATCGCGTGCCGTCGGAAAACGAACTCGTCGAGCAGTCCGGTGTGAGCCGGATGACGGTCAATCGCGCGTTGCGCGAGCTTACGGCCGAAGGGCGGCTCGTACGCATGCAAGGCGTGGGCACCTTCGTCGCAGAGCCGAAATCGCACTCGCCGCTGCTTGCCGTGAACAATATCGCCGACGAAATCTCCGAGCACGGGCATCGGCATCGCGCCGAAGTGAAACTGCTGCGCGAAGAACTCGCCGGCCCGGAACGCGCGCTCGCCATGGGATTGCAGGAACGCGAGAAGCTGTTCCATTCCGTGATCGTGCACTATCAGGACAACATTCCGGTGCAGATCGAAGACCGCTTCGTGAACCCGGCACTCGCACCGAACTACCTCGAGCAGGATTTCACCAAGCTCACGCCGAACGCCTATCTGCAGCGCACCTCACCGCTCAGCTCCGGCGAGCATGTCGTCGAAGCCGTGACCGCCACGCCGGACGAAGCGCAGATGCTCCAGATCCAGCGCACCGAGCCTTGCCTGCTGATTCGACGACGCACGTGGTCCGGTAAGCGGATCGTTTCCGTAGCCCGTTTGCTGCACCCCGGCTCACGCCACCGCCTCGAAGGTCGTTTCGGCGATACCGAGTAACAGACTCGGCGAGTCGGTTCGGGCGTCCAGCCGCTCCTCGTGAAAACCCTAGTTCACGGCTAGTTGTATATACAATACTGTACAAGCCATTCAACGCTTAGAACCAAGGGAATCACAGTGAGCCAATTCACCCGATATCGCGACGTCACCCTGCGCGCCCCCCGCGGCACGCAACTCAACGCCAAAAGCTGGCTGACCGAAGCCCCGCTTCGCATGCTGATGAACAACCTCGATCCGGACGTCGCCGAGAATCCGAACGCCCTCGTGGTCTACGGCGGCATCGGTCGCGCCGCGCGCAACTGGGAATGCTTCGACAAGATTGTCGAGACGCTCAAGACCCTGAACGACGACGAGACGCTGCTGGTGCAATCCGGCAAACCGGTCGGCGTGTTCAAGACCCATGCCGACGCGCCGCGCGTGCTGATCGCCAACTCGAATCTCGTCCCGCACTGGGCGACGTGGGAACACTTCAACGAACTCGA harbors:
- the hutC gene encoding histidine utilization repressor yields the protein MPRQTAQPTVETLTDQGPAPRYLQLKQFICRQIDTGAWPPHHRVPSENELVEQSGVSRMTVNRALRELTAEGRLVRMQGVGTFVAEPKSHSPLLAVNNIADEISEHGHRHRAEVKLLREELAGPERALAMGLQEREKLFHSVIVHYQDNIPVQIEDRFVNPALAPNYLEQDFTKLTPNAYLQRTSPLSSGEHVVEAVTATPDEAQMLQIQRTEPCLLIRRRTWSGKRIVSVARLLHPGSRHRLEGRFGDTE